GAAAACATCTCTCTCATATTTTTAACCTCTCCCCTCTGTGCCCCTCTGTGAGACTTGTATGATTAACTTGTATGATTAACTTTATGTTATTTGATGCACAGCCATCCCATAGAAGAACAAAATATAAGATGTTTCTTTAAAATTAACGGGGTATGAGTTACACTAATTTCAACAAACTAAGTAAAAATTAGGAGTAACTCATGACACCCGCTAAGCATCAATATACAGTTCTCAAGCAGATATGCCAACATATTCCTACTAATCTTGTTTCAAAAAATTGTCTCGGTCTTTCGGTATTGACAAGCAATCACGAACATTTTCGTGCTGGTCTCACATTGTATCTATGCTTCATGTCCAGATTGCTCACAGCCTCTCGCTGAACGACGTTGCCGACACATTGCTGTTTCCACCGTTAGACATATAAAGGTGATTACAAACCGCATCAACGCCGTCTCTAACATGAATGGTAGTCAGGTTATCATCGCTGACATTGTACCAGATTTCGGTGGTGATATCCGGAACAGTGCCGCTGCCCCAAGTTAGAGGGTCGTCCCACTCCAGATTTCCGGGGCCGTTTACACTGTCCGCCCAAGCCGGGCCAGCCGCAAACATGGCCATGAGTAGTACAAATAAATACTTTTTCATAAAAAACTCCTTAAAATTAAAAATAAATCTTAAAACTGATTCCTAATACCGCATTGGAACCAACTTAAAAAAGCCATTTAGCGAGTATCTCAACCCGCAAAAAATACTTTCAATCCCTATTTTCAAATACAGAAATAGGTTAATATCTTAAGGAGGGCTATTTTTCACACCTAAGAAGAAAAAAATAAAATTTTTTGGATTTTTTTCGCATACAGCGAAAAAATCAGGCCATAATTGCTATAATCAGCCAAACAGCGGAAGAATATGGCGATTATATATGTTGTTCGTAACATTTCTGGAAATGCAGTTTTCGTATTGATCCAGCGCAAGAGTATATTCTTCTCCCATTTCAGCAGCAATCTTATAGCCAACATGCAGCAATTGACGCATATCTGGATTGAAACCCTTCGAATCGGGCTCATGGCGGATAGCATCAGCGAATTTATCCGAGCTCCAGCGTTGAATCTCTTCTGCGGTAGGCAGGCGTTCTTTGCTTATATCGATAACAGACCAGTATGGGGCAGTTAGCTCATCAAATCTCTCCAGAGACTCCTTATAAATGCGTTTTGCAATTTCAAGGCCGCCTCCGCCGGCTTCAGCAAGGCCAATAAGCTCTTCAAGCCAAGTTGTGCCGGCAGTTTTAACGTGAACGCCAGCATTAAATTTCTTCAATGCCTTATTGATTGGTTTGTAAATCGAAAATTTATCACTGCCGGAATGAACGCTGAGCTTGATATCTTTCGGCAGGCCAAATTCCTCAGCCGCAAACTGAACTACGGCTATATCCTGATTGAATTCTTTCTCAAAGTCTGAGGCATCTCCCACGTAGTCAACTCCCTTGTTGAAGCGTCCGGTAAATTTCGGGGCTATCGTTTGCGCAGGGATGCCCTCTTGAGAAATCATAAGCATTATGAAAAACAGCTCTGCGGGGGTTTGAGGGGATTTGGTTTCATCCATAGAAACCTCGGTGATAAAGCTGTCTCTGCCCTTGGCCTTCTCTATTGTGCGATAGATTTTCCCAGCCTCTTTTACCGCGTAGAGATACTTATCTGCAATTGCTTCTATATCTTGCGGCGTAATCTGATATTCTTCTTCGAGCATAGGGATTGTCAGTTTGCCGGCATACTCAAAGGCGATTTCGGTGAATTTCTCCTTTGCCTGCTTTTGCGGGGCCGCTCCGATATAGTCGCCAATGTCGAGCGTGAAGAAGTCGCTGCATCCGATAAACTCCGATACGCTGCCCATATTGATATGGTCTGCATCCACGTGATAAGCCCCCTGCCAGCCGAGAGATTCTACGCTTTTATCCGCCTCAAGCCTTACATCCTCAGGGCGGCTGCCGATTGCCTTGTGTTCACGGTGCGATTTATTCCACACCGGCACAATATCAATCCCCGCCTCTTTTGCCTGCATAACTGCTTTGAGCTGCCATTTACCCTGACAGCCAAAGCGGTCTCCAACACCGAATGAGTATTTCCCTAATTCCATTTTTGAGCCTTGTTTATTAAGCAATTTTCATTATAAAACAAACATATTTCAAGCAGATAATTTTATACTTAAAATAACATTATGAACAGCAAAAAATTCATCTAAAACAGAAAATCAGCGGTTTTTATACCCGTGCGAATCGGTCATCTCGAAAACGAGCCTCCGGCTATTCATAATTTGCGAATATGTGATATACGGTTTGTTTATAGTTTTGCCGTCGAGAGTAATTGAGCGAACATATTTATTTTCATCGCTGAGGTTCCTTGCAATTATCTCAAAAGTTTTTGGGCGGCCATTATGAGTAAGGTGCAGCTTGAATCTTGGAAATTGCGGAGCACCGAATGTGAAATGGTCTGTACCGGGCGAAACAGGATAAAAACCCATAACGCTGAATATATACCACGCAGACATCTGGCCGCAGTCATCATTGCCGTTGATTCCGAGGGGCACATTGCGATAATTCTCCTCAGAAGTGTGTTTGCGAACAAGCTGCTGAGTCTTCCATGGTTTGCCGCAGTAATTGAACAGATAAATGTAATGATGGCCGGGCTCGTTATCGTGGCGATAATGGCCGTCTTCAAAGTTTTTGGTGAGCAAAGCTGCAAACTTCTCATCGCCGCCCATCATTTCTATCATACCTTCTATATCATGCATCGCCCCAAATCGATACGTCCACGGGGAGCCCTCTGTGAAGCCCCAGTTGGGATGACCAGCCCATTCGCCATTGAAAAGCCGAGGGGCTAAAAAACCAGTTTCGGGGTTGTACAGATTTTTGTAGTTACTGCTTCGCCGCATCAGGCGGCGATACTCATCATTTTTTCCAAGTTCCCCGGCCATCTGAGCTGCGCAGAAATCTCCATAACTGAATTCGACTGTGCGCGAAACAGATTCCTGAGTTCGGTCGAAGGGTACATAGCCGAGCGAATTATAATAAGATGACCCGCCGCGAGCCTCGTAATGCGGAATCTCTTCTCGGTCGCCCCACCCCCGCTTGGTGTCGCAATCGGGAGGCTGGAAGGCATTTTTACGAATTGCCTGATAAGCTTTATGAACATCATACGAGCGGAATCCCTTAATATAGGCATCAGCAATAACTGAATCTGCATGCGTGCCTATCATTATGTTTGTGTATGTGGGGTTGGGCCATTTCGGTATCCAGCCGCCCTGTTCGTACATCTGCACTAGAGACTGTATCATCGGGTTCACTCGCTCGGGCTGGATGAAATGAAAAAGCGGATGCACTGCGCGAAACGTATCCCAAAGCGAGAAATCATTGTAAGAAACGCCTTTGTGTATTTTGTCATCAAATGCGCTGTAGTACCGACCGTATTCGGAAAACTCCCGCGGAAACAGCATCGTATGGAACATTGCAGTATAGAAGATTTCTTTCTGCTCCTCGCTCACTCCGCCAACCTCAATACGGCTCAAATTATCCTGCCACAGCTTGCGAGTGCTTTGGGAGAGCTTGTCGAAATTCCAATGGGGCACCTCATTTTCAAGATTTTGGCGTGCCTGCTCTAAACTTATAAATGACGTTGCAATACGAGCGTTCACCTGTTCTTTTTCGGAAGTTGGGAAAGTAATATAGGCCCCCATACAAGATCCCCGCTCTTCGGCTGATCCCTCATTGATCTGGCCTTCTGTCCAAGTTCCATAAGTTTCAAACGGTTTGTCAAACTGAATAACAAACCAGCCTTTGAAGTTTTTCAGAGTTCGGACAAGGTGGGAACATTT
This window of the Sedimentisphaera salicampi genome carries:
- a CDS encoding GH92 family glycosyl hydrolase, producing the protein MVKRKFVLFLLSAAAFFASDVQGGRQAVDCVNPLIGTPFAGFEDGLEGGGTMPCVNAPFAMTNFVPQTCQNRIGRMPYVYEDDKIIGFLATHQPTVWMGDYGYVSVMPQIGDLEVQQDRRALSFSHENEQSSPYRYSVEMQKAGKVIKGEIAAASRCALFRFTFPRSDKSHLVIQAINAEKDKPFKGYVNISPDKKEIVGYNPDQKCSHLVRTLKNFKGWFVIQFDKPFETYGTWTEGQINEGSAEERGSCMGAYITFPTSEKEQVNARIATSFISLEQARQNLENEVPHWNFDKLSQSTRKLWQDNLSRIEVGGVSEEQKEIFYTAMFHTMLFPREFSEYGRYYSAFDDKIHKGVSYNDFSLWDTFRAVHPLFHFIQPERVNPMIQSLVQMYEQGGWIPKWPNPTYTNIMIGTHADSVIADAYIKGFRSYDVHKAYQAIRKNAFQPPDCDTKRGWGDREEIPHYEARGGSSYYNSLGYVPFDRTQESVSRTVEFSYGDFCAAQMAGELGKNDEYRRLMRRSSNYKNLYNPETGFLAPRLFNGEWAGHPNWGFTEGSPWTYRFGAMHDIEGMIEMMGGDEKFAALLTKNFEDGHYRHDNEPGHHYIYLFNYCGKPWKTQQLVRKHTSEENYRNVPLGINGNDDCGQMSAWYIFSVMGFYPVSPGTDHFTFGAPQFPRFKLHLTHNGRPKTFEIIARNLSDENKYVRSITLDGKTINKPYITYSQIMNSRRLVFEMTDSHGYKNR
- a CDS encoding DUF4372 domain-containing protein encodes the protein MSRSFGIDKQSRTFSCWSHIVSMLHVQIAHSLSLNDVADTLLFPPLDI
- a CDS encoding tagaturonate epimerase family protein yields the protein MELGKYSFGVGDRFGCQGKWQLKAVMQAKEAGIDIVPVWNKSHREHKAIGSRPEDVRLEADKSVESLGWQGAYHVDADHINMGSVSEFIGCSDFFTLDIGDYIGAAPQKQAKEKFTEIAFEYAGKLTIPMLEEEYQITPQDIEAIADKYLYAVKEAGKIYRTIEKAKGRDSFITEVSMDETKSPQTPAELFFIMLMISQEGIPAQTIAPKFTGRFNKGVDYVGDASDFEKEFNQDIAVVQFAAEEFGLPKDIKLSVHSGSDKFSIYKPINKALKKFNAGVHVKTAGTTWLEELIGLAEAGGGGLEIAKRIYKESLERFDELTAPYWSVIDISKERLPTAEEIQRWSSDKFADAIRHEPDSKGFNPDMRQLLHVGYKIAAEMGEEYTLALDQYENCISRNVTNNIYNRHILPLFG